The following are encoded in a window of Cygnus olor isolate bCygOlo1 chromosome 21, bCygOlo1.pri.v2, whole genome shotgun sequence genomic DNA:
- the TMEM240 gene encoding transmembrane protein 240 isoform X2 produces MSMNANTMIFMILGASIVMAIACLMDMNALLDRFHNYILPHLRGEDRVCHCNCGRHHVHYVIPYDGDQSVVDSSENYFVTDNVTKQEIDLMLGLLLGFCISWFLVWMDGVLHYAVRAWRTSRRYDNSWSWIPKFCNLKEFRKRHHRQYEEATGNMVHIKQKLYHNGHPSPRHL; encoded by the exons ATGTCCATGAATGCAAACACCATGATTTTCATGATCCTGGGCGCCTCTATCGTTATG GCAATAGCTTGCTTGATGGACATGAATGCGTTGCTGGACAGATTTCACAATTACATCCTACCGCATCTCAGAGGGGAAGACCGAGTTTGTCACTGCAACTGTGGAAG GCATCACGTCCATTATGTTATTCCGTATGATGGGGATCAGTCAGTGGTGGACTCCTCGGAGAATTACTTTGTGACTGACAATGTAACGAAGCAAGAGATTGATCTGATGCTGGGACTTTTGCTGGGCTTTTGTATAAGCTGGTTTCTGGTCTGGATGGACGGGGTTCTGCACTACGCGGTGCGAGCCTGGAGAACCAGCCGGCGGTATG ACAATTCCTGGTCTTGGATTCCAAAATTTTGTAACTTAAAGGAGTTCAGAAAACGTCACCACAGGCAGTACGAGGAGGCGACTGGGAACATGGTGCACATCAAACAGAAGCTGTACCATAACGGGCACCCTAGCCCGCGGCACCTCTGA
- the TMEM240 gene encoding transmembrane protein 240 isoform X1, with translation MTASVSGNQTGVNVLFHHPELTRCLGYGLLQAIACLMDMNALLDRFHNYILPHLRGEDRVCHCNCGRHHVHYVIPYDGDQSVVDSSENYFVTDNVTKQEIDLMLGLLLGFCISWFLVWMDGVLHYAVRAWRTSRRYDNSWSWIPKFCNLKEFRKRHHRQYEEATGNMVHIKQKLYHNGHPSPRHL, from the exons ATGACTGCTTCAGTCTCTGGCAATCAAACTGGAGTCAATGTTTTATTCCATCATCCAGAGTTGACCAGATGCCTTGGTTATGGGCTCTTACAGGCAATAGCTTGCTTGATGGACATGAATGCGTTGCTGGACAGATTTCACAATTACATCCTACCGCATCTCAGAGGGGAAGACCGAGTTTGTCACTGCAACTGTGGAAG GCATCACGTCCATTATGTTATTCCGTATGATGGGGATCAGTCAGTGGTGGACTCCTCGGAGAATTACTTTGTGACTGACAATGTAACGAAGCAAGAGATTGATCTGATGCTGGGACTTTTGCTGGGCTTTTGTATAAGCTGGTTTCTGGTCTGGATGGACGGGGTTCTGCACTACGCGGTGCGAGCCTGGAGAACCAGCCGGCGGTATG ACAATTCCTGGTCTTGGATTCCAAAATTTTGTAACTTAAAGGAGTTCAGAAAACGTCACCACAGGCAGTACGAGGAGGCGACTGGGAACATGGTGCACATCAAACAGAAGCTGTACCATAACGGGCACCCTAGCCCGCGGCACCTCTGA